The Pseudomonas azadiae genome contains a region encoding:
- the mqo gene encoding malate dehydrogenase (quinone), which produces MAHNEAVDVVLVGAGIMSATLAVLLKELDPGLKLEVVELMDSGAAESSNPWNNAGTGHAGLCELNYTPQAADGSIDIKKAVHINTQFEVSKQFWAYLTQKGTFGSSKSFISPVPHLSFVQGDKGVSFLKKRFETLSRHHAFSDMHYTEDRGEMAEWMPLMMPGRPLDEKIAATRVMNGTDVNFGALTIQLLSHLTSSPDAQVKYCKRVTGLKRNGAGWTVSIKDVNSGNSREVDAKFVFLGAGGAALPLLQASGIEESKGFGGFPVSGQWLRCDNPEVVKHHQAKVYSQAAVGSPPMSVPHLDTRVVDGKKSLLFGPYAGFTTKFLKHGSFMDLPLSIRAGNIGPMLAVARDNMDLTKYLVSEVRQSMEQRLESLRRFYPEAKAEDWRLEVAGQRVQIIKKDPKKGGVLQFGTELVAAKDGSLAALLGASPGASVTVSIMLELIERCFPEKAAGEWAAKLHEIFPAREKVLETDAELYRKINTQNNISLELVEPAAETESYA; this is translated from the coding sequence ATGGCGCATAACGAAGCAGTCGACGTAGTACTGGTAGGGGCCGGCATCATGAGTGCCACCCTGGCCGTGCTGCTCAAAGAGCTCGACCCCGGCCTCAAGCTGGAAGTCGTTGAGCTGATGGATTCGGGTGCCGCGGAAAGTTCCAACCCGTGGAACAACGCCGGTACCGGCCACGCCGGGCTGTGTGAGCTGAACTACACACCGCAGGCCGCCGATGGCTCCATCGACATCAAGAAAGCCGTCCACATCAACACCCAGTTCGAGGTGTCGAAGCAGTTCTGGGCGTACCTGACCCAAAAGGGCACCTTTGGCTCGTCCAAGTCTTTTATCAGTCCGGTGCCGCACCTGAGCTTCGTGCAGGGCGACAAAGGCGTGTCTTTCCTCAAGAAGCGCTTTGAAACCCTCAGCCGGCACCACGCGTTTTCGGACATGCACTACACCGAAGACCGTGGCGAGATGGCCGAGTGGATGCCGCTGATGATGCCGGGGCGCCCGCTCGATGAAAAAATCGCGGCCACGCGTGTCATGAACGGCACCGACGTGAACTTTGGCGCACTGACGATTCAACTGCTCAGCCACCTGACCAGTTCGCCGGATGCCCAGGTCAAGTACTGCAAGCGCGTTACCGGCCTCAAGCGCAACGGCGCCGGCTGGACGGTCAGCATCAAGGACGTCAACAGCGGCAACAGCCGTGAAGTGGATGCCAAATTCGTGTTCCTGGGCGCCGGTGGCGCGGCGCTGCCGCTGCTGCAAGCCTCGGGCATCGAAGAAAGCAAAGGTTTTGGCGGCTTCCCGGTCAGCGGCCAATGGCTGCGTTGCGACAACCCGGAAGTGGTCAAGCATCACCAGGCCAAGGTCTACAGCCAGGCCGCCGTGGGCTCGCCGCCGATGTCGGTGCCGCACCTGGACACCCGCGTGGTAGATGGCAAGAAGTCCCTGCTGTTCGGGCCATACGCCGGATTCACCACCAAGTTCCTCAAGCACGGCTCGTTCATGGACCTGCCACTGTCGATTCGCGCCGGCAACATCGGCCCGATGCTGGCCGTGGCGCGGGACAACATGGACCTGACCAAGTACCTGGTCAGCGAAGTGCGCCAATCCATGGAACAGCGTCTGGAATCCCTGCGCCGTTTCTACCCTGAGGCGAAAGCCGAAGACTGGCGCCTGGAAGTGGCCGGGCAACGGGTGCAGATCATCAAGAAAGACCCGAAAAAAGGCGGCGTGCTGCAATTCGGCACCGAACTGGTAGCGGCCAAGGACGGCTCGCTGGCGGCACTGCTGGGCGCATCCCCGGGTGCTTCGGTGACCGTTTCGATCATGCTCGAACTGATCGAGCGCTGCTTCCCGGAAAAAGCTGCCGGTGAGTGGGCGGCCAAGCTGCACGAGATCTTCCCGGCCCGCGAGAAAGTCCTGGAGACGGATGCCGAGCTGTATCGCAAGATCAACACGCAGAACAACATCAGCCTGGAACTGGTTGAGCCTGCCGCCGAGACCGAGAGCTACGCTTGA
- a CDS encoding YajG family lipoprotein, whose amino-acid sequence MLQRLLFGLITVTSLTLVGCANSPQQLTPEPKITTQLAPVGHGQPVSVRVVDGRPSPTLGSRGGLYPETALISVNAQDVLPKLQAQAEAAVRLLGFTPSANAPGAPQLTVTLAELKYQSPKEGLYVTEASIGATFKSDVSAGTRRYSGRYAASLNQRFGMSPNQDTNTKLVSDVLSDALTRLFKDPSIGSLLSAQ is encoded by the coding sequence ATGTTGCAACGCCTGTTGTTCGGTTTGATCACTGTGACCAGTTTGACCCTGGTTGGCTGCGCCAACAGCCCGCAACAACTGACCCCGGAGCCGAAAATCACCACGCAACTGGCCCCCGTGGGGCACGGCCAGCCGGTGTCGGTGCGTGTGGTCGATGGTCGCCCATCGCCTACGCTCGGCTCGCGCGGCGGCCTGTACCCGGAGACTGCGCTGATTTCGGTGAACGCTCAGGACGTGCTGCCCAAGCTGCAGGCCCAGGCTGAAGCTGCCGTGCGCTTGCTGGGGTTCACGCCCAGCGCCAACGCGCCGGGCGCTCCGCAGTTGACCGTCACCCTGGCTGAATTGAAGTATCAGTCGCCCAAAGAGGGCCTTTACGTGACCGAAGCCTCCATCGGCGCGACCTTCAAGTCAGACGTCTCCGCCGGTACCCGCCGTTACAGTGGTCGCTACGCAGCGTCGCTGAACCAGCGTTTCGGCATGTCGCCCAACCAGGACACCAACACCAAGCTGGTCAGCGATGTCCTGAGTGACGCCTTGACCCGTCTGTTCAAGGACCCAAGCATCGGTTCGCTGCTCAGCGCGCAATAA
- a CDS encoding PA4642 family protein, with protein MRKDKKQVIGDEIGDDQIKLFLDFEPVDATSPSLHKLIKAYRGLRIDDFERFLGFFKEAGLDLDGKDEQGQTFVDLIKDQRNAAEYIELINNARG; from the coding sequence ATGCGTAAAGATAAGAAACAGGTGATTGGCGACGAAATCGGCGACGATCAGATCAAGTTGTTCCTGGACTTCGAGCCGGTCGACGCAACTTCACCCTCCCTGCACAAACTGATCAAGGCCTACCGTGGCCTGCGCATCGACGATTTCGAGCGTTTCCTGGGCTTTTTCAAGGAGGCCGGCCTGGACCTCGATGGCAAGGATGAGCAGGGCCAGACGTTCGTCGACCTGATCAAGGACCAGCGCAACGCCGCTGAGTACATTGAGCTGATCAATAACGCCCGCGGCTGA